In the genome of Streptomyces collinus, one region contains:
- a CDS encoding nucleotide pyrophosphatase/phosphodiesterase family protein: MSTGPHEHPGPAATLPAATDRPTPLLVLDVVGLTPRLLDHMPHLKALGQSGSRAPLGTVLPAVTCAAQSTFLTGTMPSEHGIVGNGWYFRELGDVLLWRQHNGLVAGDKLWDAARRAHPGYTVANICWWYAMGADTDITVTPRPVYYADGRKEPDCYTRPADLHDELTDRFGTFPLFHFWGPGADLVSSRWIIDATRHIIRTRHPDLTLCYLPHLDYDLQRFGPDDPRSLKAATDLDAALAPLLDDARAEGRTVVALSEYGITRVNRHVDINRALRRAGLLEVHTQDGMEYLDPMASRAFAVADHQIAHVYVRRPEDLDATRAALDDLPGIAQLLDDEGKKSHHLDHPRAGELVAVAEPDAWFTYYYWLDDDRAPDFAQLVEIHRKPGYDPVELFMDPLDPYVKVKAATALVRKKLGMRYRMAVVPLDPSPIRGSHGRLPASDDDGPLLICSTPRAVGDRVAATDVKSLLLRLAGLA; this comes from the coding sequence ATGAGCACCGGCCCCCATGAGCACCCGGGCCCGGCCGCCACGCTCCCGGCCGCCACGGACCGCCCCACTCCACTCCTCGTTCTCGATGTCGTCGGCCTCACCCCCCGTCTCCTCGACCACATGCCCCACCTCAAGGCGCTCGGCCAGTCCGGCTCCCGCGCCCCGCTCGGCACCGTCCTGCCCGCCGTCACCTGCGCCGCCCAGTCCACGTTCCTCACCGGCACCATGCCCTCGGAGCACGGCATCGTCGGCAACGGCTGGTACTTCCGCGAACTCGGCGACGTCCTCCTGTGGCGCCAGCACAACGGGCTGGTGGCCGGCGACAAGCTCTGGGACGCCGCCCGCCGCGCCCACCCCGGCTACACCGTCGCGAACATCTGCTGGTGGTACGCCATGGGCGCGGACACCGACATCACCGTCACCCCCCGTCCGGTCTACTACGCCGACGGACGCAAGGAACCCGACTGCTACACCCGGCCTGCCGACCTGCACGACGAACTCACCGACAGGTTCGGCACGTTCCCCCTGTTCCACTTCTGGGGCCCTGGGGCCGACCTCGTCTCCAGCCGGTGGATCATCGACGCGACTCGCCACATCATCCGCACCCGGCACCCCGACCTGACGCTCTGCTACCTCCCTCATCTCGACTACGACCTGCAGCGCTTCGGCCCCGACGACCCGCGCTCCCTGAAGGCGGCCACCGACCTGGACGCCGCCCTGGCCCCGCTGCTGGACGACGCCCGCGCCGAGGGCCGCACCGTCGTCGCACTGTCCGAGTACGGCATCACCCGTGTGAACCGGCACGTCGACATCAATCGCGCCCTGCGCCGCGCCGGCCTGCTGGAGGTGCACACACAGGACGGGATGGAGTACCTCGACCCGATGGCGTCCCGCGCCTTCGCGGTCGCCGACCACCAGATCGCCCATGTCTACGTGCGCCGCCCCGAGGACCTCGACGCCACCCGGGCCGCGCTCGACGATCTGCCCGGCATCGCCCAACTCCTCGACGACGAGGGCAAGAAGAGCCATCACCTCGACCATCCGCGCGCCGGCGAACTCGTCGCCGTGGCGGAGCCCGACGCCTGGTTCACGTACTACTACTGGCTCGACGACGACCGCGCACCCGACTTCGCGCAACTCGTCGAGATCCACCGCAAACCCGGCTACGACCCGGTCGAACTCTTCATGGATCCCCTCGACCCGTACGTCAAGGTCAAGGCGGCCACCGCACTGGTGCGCAAGAAGCTCGGCATGCGCTACCGCATGGCGGTCGTGCCCTTGGACCCCTCACCTATTCGCGGCAGCCACGGCCGCCTTCCGGCGAGCGACGACGACGGTCCGCTCCTCATCTGCTCCACCCCCCGTGCTGTCGGCGACCGCGTCGCGGCCACCGATGTGAAGTCACTGCTGCTCCGACTCGCCGGTCTCGCCTGA
- a CDS encoding sugar phosphate isomerase/epimerase family protein, with protein sequence MSRFSQPDPELGHRLSRRGMLGVAAGATAAALLGAAAPATAAPATASTGTASGAKGRGRPVLPPGRLGIQLYSLRDKVSTLGFGPVFAELERYGYDEVEFAGYTQGSAGPITLAQLKRLARSHGLNPIGSHVGYYSSDPGAYTFAQNLTKVLDDAQALGLRHIGTAAGPFRYGSTVDAWKRAAEDFNTYGAAAKARGMKFYQHNHSEEFSFATDNPKVRLYDILLKETDPDLVYLEMDIYWAYVGQFRFSKRPDGTPAPFEPLNYVLRQPDRYPLFHVKDGESDPSNPYGYRMTDVGDGDIDYQRFISAVTRLRGHRMAHHWQAEHDNPAESFTFARRSSAHLHSLREKC encoded by the coding sequence ATGAGCCGCTTCTCCCAGCCCGACCCCGAACTCGGCCACCGCCTCAGCAGACGAGGCATGCTCGGCGTGGCCGCCGGCGCCACCGCCGCCGCCTTGCTCGGCGCAGCGGCCCCGGCGACCGCCGCCCCAGCCACCGCGTCCACCGGCACCGCGTCCGGCGCCAAGGGCAGGGGCCGCCCCGTCCTGCCGCCCGGCCGACTCGGCATCCAGCTGTACAGCCTGCGCGACAAGGTCTCCACCCTCGGCTTCGGCCCCGTCTTCGCCGAACTGGAGCGGTACGGCTACGACGAGGTCGAGTTCGCCGGCTACACCCAGGGTTCGGCGGGCCCCATCACCCTCGCCCAGCTCAAGCGCCTGGCCCGCAGCCACGGTCTGAACCCGATCGGCAGCCACGTCGGCTACTACTCCTCCGACCCGGGCGCCTACACGTTCGCCCAGAACCTCACCAAGGTCCTCGACGACGCCCAGGCCCTCGGTCTCCGGCACATCGGCACGGCCGCCGGCCCGTTCCGCTACGGCTCGACCGTCGACGCCTGGAAGCGCGCCGCCGAGGACTTCAACACGTACGGGGCGGCGGCGAAGGCCCGGGGCATGAAGTTCTACCAGCACAACCACTCCGAGGAGTTCTCCTTCGCCACCGACAACCCCAAGGTCCGCCTCTACGACATCCTGCTCAAGGAGACCGACCCCGACCTCGTGTACCTGGAGATGGACATCTACTGGGCGTACGTCGGCCAGTTCCGCTTCTCCAAGCGGCCCGACGGCACACCCGCGCCCTTCGAACCGCTGAACTACGTCCTGCGACAGCCCGACCGCTACCCGCTCTTCCACGTGAAGGACGGCGAGAGTGACCCGTCGAACCCGTACGGATACCGCATGACCGACGTCGGCGACGGCGACATCGACTACCAGCGGTTCATATCCGCCGTGACCCGGCTGCGCGGCCACCGCATGGCCCACCACTGGCAGGCCGAGCACGACAACCCGGCCGAGTCCTTCACCTTCGCGCGCCGCTCCAGCGCGCACCTGCACTCCCTGAGGGAGAAGTGCTGA
- a CDS encoding OFA family MFS transporter, which translates to MTTTDLPTTVPYREVTDANGRVYRLGETDIDIMGRKRKWMVILPWIGMMGISSAEYAFASAEDTLHTAHSWNSMHIFWMMTVWVFFQAAVAFPAGKLRESGKLPARWAMMLGATGTLLGYLSLAFAPHVVFAYIGFSMFSGMGAGMVYATCVNMVGKWYPERKGGKTGFVNGGFAYGSVPFVFLFNGYMDLTNFRWVLVSVGVFLAGMVAFSGYFFKDPPKNWWPSAIDPLNPPDDPRAARSMRMNPPAVRQYSPKEAWKTGRVALMWFCLACTSGVNIFGIAFQVEIGEEAGFAGGIVATAMSLKAIVNGTGRGVIGWLSDLYGRKRCLLVVCVILGLSQYGILWSANAENLPLFLVFSSISGFGGGAIFPMFAALTADYFGENNNASNYGMVYSAKLVSGLGAGMGAVVVGAWGHSGAFILAGSISLFAGCVALFLTPPGRDKETRRISPNPQPLGEDTT; encoded by the coding sequence ATGACAACGACCGATCTGCCCACCACGGTTCCCTACCGGGAGGTCACCGACGCGAACGGTCGCGTCTACCGTCTCGGTGAGACCGACATCGACATCATGGGGCGCAAACGCAAGTGGATGGTGATCCTGCCCTGGATCGGCATGATGGGCATCTCCTCCGCCGAGTACGCGTTCGCGTCCGCCGAGGACACCCTGCACACCGCGCACAGCTGGAACAGCATGCACATCTTCTGGATGATGACCGTCTGGGTCTTCTTCCAGGCCGCGGTGGCCTTCCCCGCGGGCAAACTGCGGGAAAGCGGGAAGCTGCCGGCCCGCTGGGCCATGATGCTCGGCGCCACCGGCACGCTGCTGGGCTACCTGTCCCTCGCCTTCGCGCCGCACGTGGTCTTCGCCTACATCGGGTTCAGCATGTTCAGCGGCATGGGCGCAGGCATGGTGTACGCCACCTGCGTCAACATGGTCGGCAAGTGGTACCCGGAGCGCAAGGGCGGCAAGACCGGCTTCGTCAACGGCGGTTTCGCCTACGGCTCGGTGCCCTTCGTCTTCCTCTTCAACGGCTACATGGACCTGACCAACTTCCGCTGGGTGCTGGTCTCGGTGGGTGTGTTCCTGGCCGGGATGGTCGCGTTCTCCGGCTACTTCTTCAAGGACCCGCCGAAGAACTGGTGGCCCTCCGCGATCGACCCGCTGAACCCGCCGGACGACCCGCGCGCGGCCCGCTCGATGCGGATGAACCCGCCGGCGGTGCGCCAGTACTCCCCCAAGGAGGCGTGGAAGACCGGCCGGGTCGCGCTGATGTGGTTCTGTCTGGCGTGCACGTCCGGCGTGAACATCTTCGGCATCGCCTTCCAGGTGGAGATCGGCGAGGAGGCCGGGTTCGCGGGCGGGATCGTCGCCACGGCCATGTCCCTGAAGGCCATCGTCAACGGCACCGGCCGCGGTGTCATCGGCTGGCTCTCCGACCTGTACGGCCGCAAGCGGTGCCTGCTCGTCGTCTGCGTGATCCTGGGCCTGTCCCAGTACGGCATCCTCTGGTCGGCGAACGCCGAGAACCTCCCGCTGTTCCTGGTCTTCTCGTCGATCTCCGGTTTCGGCGGCGGCGCCATCTTCCCGATGTTCGCCGCGCTCACCGCCGACTACTTCGGTGAGAACAACAACGCGTCCAACTACGGCATGGTCTACAGCGCCAAGCTCGTCTCCGGCCTGGGCGCCGGCATGGGTGCCGTGGTCGTCGGTGCCTGGGGCCACTCCGGTGCCTTCATCCTGGCCGGCTCCATCTCCCTCTTCGCCGGCTGCGTGGCCCTGTTCCTGACGCCGCCGGGACGCGACAAGGAAACGCGCCGCATCTCCCCCAACCCGCAACCGCTCGGCGAGGACACGACCTGA
- a CDS encoding acetate--CoA ligase family protein, with product MAEDRVLRVRSLLESVRAEGRTALTAPEGKVIADAYGIAVPGEELATDVDEAVAFAARFGGPVVMKIVSPDILHKTDAGGVIVGVEGATGVRAAFHEIIDNARAYDADARISGVQVQELLPKGQEVIVGAVTDPTFGKVVAFGLGGVLVEVLKDVTFRLAPVDADEALSMLDSIRSAEILRGVRGQAGVDRWAVAEQIRRVSELVADFPEIAEVDLNPVIATAEGAVAADIRVILAESQPVPRRKYSRDEILASMRRLMQPGSVAVIGASNEQGKIGNSVMRNLIDGGFAGEIHPVNPKADDILGRKAYKSVTDVPGEVDVAVFAIPAKFVASALEEVGRKKIPNAVLIPSGFAETGEHELQAEIVEIAERHGVRLLGPNIYGYYSTWQDLCATFCTPYDVKGGVALTSQSGGIGMAILGFARTTKTGVSAIVGLGNKSDLDEDDLLTWFGEDPNTQCIAMHLEDLKDGRAFVEAARATVPKKPVVVLKAGRTAAGAKAAGSHTGALAGDDAVYDDILRQAGVIRAPGLNDMLEYARALPVLPAPQGDNVVIITGAGGSGVLLSDAVTDNGLSLMEIPPDLDEAFRKFIPPFGAAGNPVDITGGEPPSTYEATIRLGLEDPRIHALVLGYWHTIVTPPMVFAELTARVVAEFRQRGIEKPVVASLAGDVEVEEACQYLFEHGVVAYPYTTEKPVAVLGAKYRWAREAGLLGGGT from the coding sequence ATGGCGGAAGACCGGGTCCTGCGGGTGCGGTCCCTCCTGGAGTCCGTGCGGGCCGAGGGACGGACCGCGCTGACCGCGCCCGAAGGCAAGGTGATCGCCGACGCGTACGGGATCGCCGTGCCGGGCGAGGAGCTGGCGACGGACGTCGACGAGGCCGTGGCGTTCGCGGCGCGCTTCGGCGGGCCCGTCGTGATGAAGATCGTCTCGCCGGACATCCTGCACAAGACCGATGCCGGCGGAGTGATCGTCGGGGTCGAGGGCGCGACCGGCGTACGGGCCGCGTTCCACGAGATCATCGACAATGCGCGCGCCTACGACGCCGACGCCCGCATCTCGGGCGTGCAGGTGCAGGAGCTGCTGCCGAAGGGGCAGGAGGTCATCGTCGGCGCCGTCACGGACCCGACGTTCGGGAAGGTGGTCGCCTTCGGGCTCGGCGGGGTCCTCGTCGAGGTCCTGAAGGACGTCACCTTCCGGCTCGCGCCGGTGGACGCCGACGAGGCGCTGTCGATGCTGGACTCGATCCGGTCGGCCGAGATCCTGCGCGGGGTACGCGGCCAGGCGGGCGTGGACCGTTGGGCCGTCGCCGAGCAGATCCGCCGGGTCTCGGAACTCGTCGCGGACTTCCCCGAGATCGCCGAGGTGGACCTCAACCCGGTGATCGCGACGGCGGAGGGGGCCGTCGCGGCCGACATCCGGGTGATCCTCGCCGAGTCGCAGCCCGTGCCGCGCCGGAAGTACTCGCGCGACGAGATCCTCGCGTCGATGCGCCGGCTGATGCAGCCGGGTTCGGTCGCCGTGATCGGCGCCTCCAACGAGCAGGGAAAGATCGGCAATTCGGTGATGCGCAACCTCATCGACGGCGGGTTCGCCGGGGAGATCCATCCGGTGAATCCCAAGGCCGATGACATTCTGGGCCGCAAGGCGTACAAGAGTGTCACGGACGTTCCCGGTGAGGTGGATGTGGCGGTCTTCGCGATCCCCGCCAAGTTCGTGGCCTCGGCCCTGGAGGAGGTGGGACGCAAGAAGATCCCGAACGCCGTGCTGATCCCCTCCGGGTTCGCGGAGACCGGCGAGCACGAACTCCAGGCGGAGATCGTGGAGATCGCCGAGCGGCACGGCGTACGGCTGCTGGGGCCGAACATCTACGGCTACTACTCGACCTGGCAGGACCTGTGCGCCACGTTCTGCACGCCGTACGACGTCAAGGGCGGGGTGGCGCTGACCTCGCAGTCGGGCGGCATCGGGATGGCCATCCTGGGCTTCGCCCGCACCACCAAGACGGGTGTGTCGGCGATCGTCGGGCTCGGCAACAAGTCGGACCTGGACGAGGACGATCTGCTGACCTGGTTCGGCGAGGACCCGAACACCCAGTGCATCGCGATGCACCTGGAGGACCTCAAAGACGGGCGCGCCTTCGTGGAGGCCGCCCGGGCGACCGTGCCGAAGAAGCCGGTGGTCGTACTGAAGGCCGGACGGACGGCGGCGGGGGCCAAGGCGGCCGGTTCGCACACCGGTGCCCTCGCCGGTGACGACGCCGTGTACGACGACATCCTGCGGCAGGCCGGGGTGATCCGCGCTCCGGGGCTGAACGACATGCTGGAGTACGCGCGCGCGTTGCCGGTGCTGCCCGCTCCCCAGGGCGACAACGTCGTGATCATCACGGGCGCCGGCGGCAGCGGTGTGCTGCTCTCCGACGCGGTGACGGACAACGGCCTGTCCCTGATGGAGATCCCGCCGGACCTGGACGAGGCGTTCCGGAAGTTCATCCCGCCCTTCGGGGCCGCGGGCAACCCGGTGGACATCACCGGGGGCGAGCCGCCGTCGACGTACGAGGCGACGATCCGGCTGGGCCTGGAGGACCCGCGCATCCACGCGCTCGTCCTCGGCTACTGGCACACCATCGTCACTCCTCCCATGGTCTTCGCGGAGCTCACCGCGCGCGTGGTGGCCGAGTTCCGGCAGCGGGGGATCGAGAAGCCCGTGGTGGCGTCGCTCGCGGGGGACGTGGAGGTCGAGGAGGCCTGCCAGTACCTCTTCGAGCACGGGGTGGTGGCGTACCCGTACACGACCGAGAAGCCGGTGGCCGTGCTCGGCGCGAAGTACCGCTGGGCGCGGGAGGCGGGACTGCTGGGGGGCGGTACATGA
- the frc gene encoding formyl-CoA transferase, translated as MTTPSTKALEGIRVLDMTHVQSGPSATQLLAWLGADVVKLEAPTGDITRKQLRDLPDVDSLYFTMLNCNKRSITLNTKTERGKEILTELIRRSDVMVENFGPGAVDRMGFTWDRIQEINPRIVYASIKGFGEGPYTNFKAYEVVAQAMGGSMSTTGFEDGPPLATGAQIGDSGTGVHAVAGILAALYQRERTGRGQRVNVAMQHAVLNLCRVKLRDQQRLAHGPLAEYPNDDFGDEVPRSGNASGGGQPGWAVKCAPGGPNDYVYVIVQPVGWQPISELIGRPELADDPEWATPESRLPKLGKMFQLFEEWSSTLPKWEVLERLNARNIPCGPILSTREIIEDRSLVANDMVVTVPHPERGDFVTVGSPLKLSDSPVEVTSSPLLGEHNEEVYVGELGLGDEEVRLLKSNGVI; from the coding sequence ATGACCACCCCGTCCACCAAGGCCCTCGAAGGCATCCGCGTCCTGGACATGACCCACGTCCAGTCCGGGCCGTCGGCGACCCAGCTGCTCGCCTGGCTCGGCGCGGACGTCGTCAAGCTGGAGGCGCCGACCGGCGACATCACGCGCAAGCAGCTGCGTGATCTGCCGGACGTCGACTCCCTCTACTTCACGATGCTCAACTGCAACAAGCGGAGCATCACCCTCAACACCAAGACCGAGCGCGGCAAGGAGATCCTCACCGAGCTGATCCGGCGCTCCGATGTCATGGTCGAGAACTTCGGCCCGGGCGCGGTGGACCGGATGGGCTTCACCTGGGACCGCATCCAGGAGATCAATCCACGGATCGTCTATGCCTCCATCAAGGGGTTCGGCGAGGGCCCGTACACCAACTTCAAGGCGTACGAGGTCGTCGCACAGGCCATGGGCGGGTCGATGTCGACCACCGGTTTCGAGGACGGGCCGCCGCTGGCGACGGGGGCCCAGATCGGGGACTCGGGGACGGGTGTGCACGCCGTGGCGGGCATCCTCGCCGCGCTCTATCAACGGGAGCGCACCGGGCGCGGGCAGCGGGTCAACGTGGCCATGCAGCACGCCGTACTCAACCTGTGCCGGGTGAAGCTGCGGGACCAGCAGCGTCTGGCACACGGGCCGCTCGCTGAATATCCCAACGACGACTTCGGCGACGAGGTTCCCAGGTCCGGAAACGCGTCCGGCGGCGGCCAGCCCGGCTGGGCCGTCAAGTGCGCGCCGGGCGGCCCGAACGACTACGTGTACGTCATCGTGCAGCCCGTCGGCTGGCAGCCGATCAGCGAGCTCATCGGCCGGCCCGAGCTGGCCGACGACCCCGAGTGGGCGACGCCCGAGTCGCGGCTGCCCAAGCTCGGCAAGATGTTCCAGCTGTTCGAGGAATGGTCCTCGACGCTGCCCAAGTGGGAGGTGCTGGAGCGGCTCAACGCGCGCAACATCCCCTGCGGGCCGATCCTCTCCACCCGGGAGATCATCGAGGACCGTTCGCTGGTCGCCAACGACATGGTCGTCACCGTTCCCCACCCCGAGCGCGGCGACTTCGTGACCGTCGGCAGCCCTCTCAAGCTGTCCGACTCCCCCGTTGAGGTGACCAGCTCCCCGCTGCTCGGCGAGCACAACGAAGAGGTCTACGTCGGCGAACTCGGCCTCGGCGACGAGGAAGTGCGCCTGCTCAAGTCGAACGGAGTGATCTGA
- a CDS encoding thiamine pyrophosphate-binding protein: MPDDTQDLISGGHLVAKALKAEGVDRIYTLCGGHIIDIYDGCVDEGIEVVDVRHEQVAAHAADGYARITGKPGCAVVTAGPGTTDAVTGVANAFRAESPMLLIGGQGALTQHKMGSLQDLPHVDMMNPITKFAATVPDTARAADMVSMAFRECFHGAPGPSFLEIPRDVLDAKVPAGKARVPQEGAYRASTRSAGDPEAVEKLADLLVHAEKPAILLGSQVWTTRGTESAIELVRALNIPAYMNGAGRGTLPPGDPHHFQLSRRYAFSGADIIVIVGTPFDFRMGYGKRLSPDATVVQIDLDYRTVGKNRDIDLGIVGDAGLVLKSVTEAASGRINGGASRRKEWLDELRAAEQTALEKRLPNLRSDASPIHPYRLVSEINDFLTEDSIYIGDGGDIVTFSGQVVQPKSPGHWMDPGPLGTLGVGVPFVLAAKQARPDKEVVALFGDGAFSLTGWDFETLVRYNLPFVGIVGNNSSMNQIRYGQAAKYGKDRDRVGNTLGDVHYDKFAQMLGGYGEEVRDPADIGPALRRARESGKPSLINVWVDPDAYAPGTMNQTMYK, translated from the coding sequence ATGCCCGACGACACCCAGGACTTGATTTCCGGTGGTCATCTCGTAGCCAAGGCGCTGAAGGCCGAGGGAGTCGACCGCATCTACACGCTGTGCGGCGGCCACATCATCGACATCTACGACGGCTGCGTCGACGAGGGCATCGAGGTCGTCGACGTACGCCACGAGCAGGTCGCCGCCCACGCCGCCGACGGTTACGCCCGCATCACCGGCAAGCCCGGCTGCGCGGTGGTCACCGCGGGCCCGGGGACGACCGACGCCGTCACCGGTGTCGCCAACGCCTTCCGCGCGGAGTCCCCGATGCTGCTGATCGGAGGTCAGGGGGCGCTCACCCAGCACAAGATGGGGTCTCTCCAGGACCTGCCGCACGTCGACATGATGAATCCCATCACCAAGTTCGCGGCGACCGTGCCCGACACGGCCCGCGCCGCGGACATGGTGTCCATGGCGTTCCGCGAGTGCTTCCACGGAGCGCCCGGCCCCTCCTTCCTGGAGATCCCGCGCGACGTGCTGGACGCCAAGGTCCCGGCCGGCAAGGCGCGCGTGCCACAGGAGGGCGCCTACCGCGCCTCGACCCGCTCGGCCGGCGACCCCGAGGCGGTCGAGAAGCTCGCCGACCTGCTGGTGCACGCCGAGAAGCCGGCCATCCTGCTCGGCAGCCAGGTGTGGACCACCCGCGGCACCGAGTCGGCCATCGAGCTCGTGCGCGCCCTCAACATCCCCGCCTACATGAACGGCGCGGGACGCGGCACCCTCCCGCCCGGCGACCCGCACCACTTCCAGCTCTCACGCCGGTACGCCTTCTCAGGCGCAGACATCATCGTCATCGTCGGGACGCCCTTCGACTTCCGCATGGGCTACGGCAAGCGGCTGTCGCCGGACGCGACCGTCGTGCAGATCGACCTCGACTACCGCACGGTCGGCAAGAACCGCGACATCGACCTCGGCATCGTGGGCGACGCCGGCCTGGTGCTGAAGTCGGTGACCGAGGCTGCCTCCGGACGCATCAACGGGGGTGCGTCCAGGCGCAAGGAGTGGCTGGACGAGCTCCGGGCGGCCGAGCAGACCGCGCTGGAGAAGCGGCTGCCGAACCTGAGGTCCGACGCCTCACCCATCCACCCCTACCGTCTGGTCAGCGAGATCAACGACTTCCTCACCGAGGACTCGATCTACATCGGCGACGGCGGCGACATCGTCACCTTCTCCGGCCAGGTCGTGCAGCCCAAGTCGCCGGGGCACTGGATGGACCCCGGCCCCCTCGGCACGCTCGGCGTCGGCGTCCCCTTCGTGCTCGCGGCCAAGCAGGCACGGCCCGACAAGGAGGTCGTCGCGCTCTTCGGCGACGGCGCGTTCTCCCTGACCGGCTGGGACTTCGAGACCCTCGTCCGCTACAACCTCCCGTTCGTCGGCATCGTCGGCAACAACTCCTCCATGAACCAGATCCGCTACGGCCAGGCCGCCAAGTACGGCAAGGACCGCGACCGGGTCGGCAACACCCTCGGCGACGTCCACTACGACAAGTTCGCCCAGATGCTGGGCGGTTACGGCGAGGAGGTCCGCGACCCCGCCGACATCGGCCCGGCACTGCGACGCGCCCGCGAATCCGGCAAGCCGTCGCTGATCAACGTCTGGGTCGATCCCGACGCGTACGCCCCCGGAACCATGAACCAGACCATGTACAAGTGA
- the sucC gene encoding ADP-forming succinate--CoA ligase subunit beta → MDLYEHQARELFEEHGILVPRAEVTDSPKEAREIARRLGGRVVVKAQVKTGGRGKAGGVKLAADPAAAELTARQILGMDIKGHTVGKVMLAQPVDIETEFYVSYVLDRAAGRFLAIASAEGGMEIEEVAATRPEAVARIPVDPSEGVTSAKATEIADAAGLPPQAVDVLVRLWQVLVREDALLVEVNPLVRTKEGRILALDGKVTLDDNARFRQARWGADDTGHDDPLEAAAAAKGLNYVKLDGEVGIIGNGAGLVMSTLDVVAGCGARPANFLDIGGGASAQVMADGLSVILSDPAVKSVFVNVFGGITACDAVADGIVRALETVRLTKPLVVRLDGNNAARGRAVLDEHAHPLVQQVTTMDGAAARAAELATTA, encoded by the coding sequence ATGGACCTGTACGAACACCAGGCAAGGGAACTCTTCGAAGAACACGGCATCTTGGTGCCGCGGGCCGAGGTGACCGACTCGCCCAAGGAAGCGCGCGAGATCGCACGCCGGCTCGGTGGCCGAGTCGTGGTGAAGGCCCAGGTGAAGACCGGTGGGCGCGGCAAGGCCGGTGGCGTGAAACTCGCCGCCGACCCGGCCGCCGCGGAGCTGACCGCACGCCAGATCCTGGGCATGGACATCAAGGGCCACACGGTCGGCAAGGTCATGCTGGCCCAACCCGTCGACATCGAGACCGAGTTCTACGTGTCCTACGTACTCGACCGCGCGGCCGGCCGCTTCCTCGCGATCGCCTCGGCCGAGGGCGGCATGGAGATCGAGGAGGTCGCCGCCACGAGGCCGGAGGCGGTCGCCCGCATCCCCGTCGACCCGTCCGAGGGCGTGACCTCGGCCAAGGCCACCGAGATCGCCGACGCGGCCGGGCTGCCGCCCCAGGCCGTCGACGTCCTCGTGCGCCTGTGGCAGGTACTGGTCCGCGAGGACGCCCTCCTCGTCGAGGTCAACCCGCTCGTCCGCACGAAGGAGGGCCGGATCCTGGCTCTCGACGGCAAGGTCACCCTCGACGACAACGCCCGTTTCCGGCAGGCACGCTGGGGCGCGGACGACACCGGGCACGACGACCCGCTGGAGGCGGCCGCGGCCGCGAAGGGCCTCAACTACGTGAAGCTGGACGGCGAGGTCGGCATCATCGGCAACGGCGCGGGGCTCGTCATGTCGACGCTCGACGTGGTCGCGGGATGCGGTGCGCGGCCCGCCAACTTCCTCGACATCGGCGGCGGAGCGAGCGCCCAGGTGATGGCGGACGGGTTGTCGGTCATCCTCTCCGACCCGGCCGTGAAATCCGTCTTCGTCAACGTCTTCGGCGGGATCACCGCCTGCGACGCGGTCGCCGACGGCATCGTGCGGGCCCTGGAGACCGTCCGGCTGACCAAGCCGCTCGTCGTACGGCTCGACGGCAACAACGCGGCCCGGGGCCGGGCCGTCCTCGACGAGCACGCGCATCCGCTGGTCCAGCAGGTCACCACCATGGACGGCGCCGCCGCCCGTGCCGCCGAACTCGCCACCACGGCCTGA